From one Haloferax marinisediminis genomic stretch:
- a CDS encoding ABC transporter ATP-binding protein/permease: protein MTSTETSDHSAVSDAADPARRPAFLAVVGPRVSEAASVAATLASGPLVHAPLSKSPSRLRATLAAMRQPDTPFVVATDSAAAVRDADHVLVTDGGVVVEDGTPTDLLAIPGYYAQRYGDEIGANFSDPGKDVADE, encoded by the coding sequence ATGACCTCCACCGAGACATCGGACCACTCCGCCGTCTCGGACGCTGCCGACCCAGCGAGACGACCGGCGTTTCTCGCTGTGGTTGGTCCCCGCGTCTCCGAGGCGGCATCGGTCGCCGCCACGTTAGCCTCCGGGCCACTCGTCCACGCCCCTCTCAGCAAGTCGCCGTCGCGACTCCGTGCGACACTCGCGGCGATGCGCCAACCAGATACGCCGTTCGTCGTCGCGACCGACAGCGCCGCCGCAGTCCGGGATGCCGACCACGTCCTCGTCACCGACGGCGGGGTCGTCGTCGAAGACGGAACACCGACAGACCTCCTCGCCATCCCCGGTTACTACGCCCAGCGATACGGTGACGAAATCGGTGCGAACTTCTCCGACCCCGGGAAGGACGTCGCCGACGAGTGA
- a CDS encoding YccF domain-containing protein: MKQRSLLVRAIWFLFIGWWATPAVVNIAWFLNATIIGLPLGIKLINLVPTVLSLKEPRSLGAPDAGRGQRSLLVRGVYFLFVGWWLSWFWANVAAFFAVTIVGLPIAYWMFNRLPAVTSLYRFDG; this comes from the coding sequence ATGAAACAACGGTCCCTCCTCGTCAGGGCGATTTGGTTCCTGTTCATCGGGTGGTGGGCGACGCCCGCCGTCGTCAACATCGCGTGGTTCCTGAACGCGACCATCATCGGCCTTCCACTGGGTATCAAACTCATCAATCTCGTGCCGACGGTACTTTCGCTGAAAGAACCGCGCTCACTCGGGGCGCCCGACGCTGGCCGGGGACAGCGCTCGCTCCTCGTCCGTGGCGTGTACTTCCTCTTCGTCGGCTGGTGGCTCAGTTGGTTCTGGGCGAACGTCGCCGCGTTCTTCGCGGTTACGATCGTCGGCTTGCCCATCGCCTACTGGATGTTCAACCGGCTTCCGGCGGTCACGTCGCTGTACCGCTTCGACGGATAG
- a CDS encoding AAA family ATPase: protein MRVIGTVGLPGSGKGELAEVAREAGIPVVTMGDIIREECRARGLDPATDHGKIAKALREEEGDDAIAARSLPVIEDHLESNDVVVVDGLRSGVELDRFRDAFGDEFVLVSVEAPFEMRADRLTDRGRDESDTDVEALKKREARELDFGMDEAMERADVVIENTGTLDEYRETITQLFEAGPDAVTETAE, encoded by the coding sequence ATGAGAGTCATCGGGACGGTCGGCTTGCCCGGAAGCGGAAAGGGCGAACTCGCCGAAGTGGCCCGCGAAGCAGGCATCCCTGTCGTGACGATGGGCGACATCATCCGCGAGGAGTGTCGCGCCCGCGGTCTCGACCCGGCGACGGACCACGGGAAGATAGCGAAGGCGCTCCGCGAAGAGGAAGGCGATGACGCCATCGCCGCGCGCTCGCTTCCCGTCATCGAAGACCACCTCGAATCGAACGACGTGGTCGTCGTCGACGGACTTCGGTCGGGCGTCGAACTCGACCGCTTCCGTGACGCATTCGGCGACGAGTTCGTCCTCGTGAGCGTCGAAGCGCCGTTCGAGATGCGCGCCGACCGCCTCACCGACCGCGGCCGCGACGAGAGCGACACCGACGTCGAGGCGCTGAAGAAGCGCGAAGCGCGTGAACTCGACTTCGGCATGGACGAAGCGATGGAGCGTGCAGACGTGGTCATCGAGAACACGGGGACGCTCGACGAATACCGCGAGACCATCACGCAGTTGTTCGAAGCGGGACCAGACGCGGTTACGGAGACCGCCGAATGA
- a CDS encoding RNA-binding domain-containing protein has translation MIYSVDVRIEAPVRDTEVTDRVADAVENLFPGVELTHEPGKLVAETHELERFSERLHEQAILDTARREFDKRRDEDSFSFALKKQAAFKGVVNFSVGNPDELGDIEVHVTVRDPSVEELVDYIAPPTEDGRPIDPADR, from the coding sequence ATGATATACAGCGTCGACGTTCGAATCGAGGCCCCAGTTCGAGATACCGAGGTCACAGACCGCGTGGCGGACGCTGTCGAGAACCTCTTCCCCGGCGTCGAACTCACCCACGAACCCGGGAAACTCGTCGCCGAGACCCACGAGTTAGAACGGTTCTCCGAGCGTCTGCACGAGCAGGCGATTCTCGACACTGCTCGTCGGGAGTTCGACAAACGTCGCGACGAGGACAGTTTCTCGTTCGCCCTCAAGAAGCAGGCCGCGTTCAAAGGCGTCGTCAACTTCTCTGTCGGCAATCCCGACGAACTCGGCGACATCGAAGTCCACGTGACCGTCCGCGACCCGTCGGTCGAAGAACTCGTCGACTACATCGCGCCACCGACCGAAGACGGCCGGCCAATCGACCCCGCAGACAGATAA
- a CDS encoding nucleoside recognition protein — translation MQTSTVLPVLFEVLPRVARIAVYIALGVFAANLVVAFGLVERIAGLSRYLTSPANLPDEVGTAIVTTAASTTAGYGMLAEFRESGVLDDRATLVAVTINTFFGFVQHIFTFYWPVLIPILGREVGFMYVGARAAIALAITLTGVVAGAVLLSKQNVTPSALAETDGAGGTTDEDESGVRSMVEDAGRKTWKTVRRIVPRLAVVYVLVTLLLQTTDLESFTELASPLTNLVGLPGAAVPVVVAFAFDTTTGAATIAPAIGETFTPKQAVATMLIGGIISFAVSTFKRSIPFQYGIWGPEFGSKVIAVNTGLKIVFIAIAVALLVA, via the coding sequence GTGCAGACGTCGACCGTCCTCCCGGTGCTGTTCGAGGTCCTTCCACGGGTCGCTCGCATCGCCGTCTACATCGCGCTCGGTGTCTTCGCGGCGAACCTCGTCGTCGCCTTCGGCCTCGTCGAGCGCATCGCCGGCCTCTCGCGCTACCTGACGAGTCCCGCGAACCTCCCCGACGAGGTTGGCACGGCTATCGTCACGACCGCTGCATCGACGACGGCAGGGTACGGGATGCTCGCAGAGTTCCGCGAGTCGGGCGTCCTCGACGACCGAGCGACGCTCGTCGCCGTCACCATCAACACGTTCTTCGGGTTCGTCCAGCACATCTTCACGTTCTACTGGCCGGTCCTCATCCCGATTCTCGGCCGTGAAGTCGGGTTCATGTACGTCGGCGCTCGTGCGGCAATCGCACTCGCCATCACGCTCACGGGTGTCGTCGCCGGTGCGGTACTCCTCTCGAAGCAGAACGTCACCCCGTCGGCACTCGCCGAGACAGACGGGGCAGGTGGGACGACCGACGAGGACGAATCAGGAGTTCGGTCGATGGTCGAAGACGCCGGTCGAAAGACGTGGAAGACGGTTCGCCGAATCGTCCCACGACTCGCCGTCGTCTACGTACTCGTCACCCTCTTGTTGCAGACGACCGACCTCGAATCGTTCACCGAACTCGCCAGTCCGCTGACGAACCTCGTCGGCCTCCCGGGTGCCGCCGTTCCCGTCGTCGTCGCCTTTGCGTTCGACACGACGACCGGTGCCGCGACGATTGCGCCCGCGATTGGGGAGACGTTCACGCCGAAACAGGCTGTGGCGACGATGCTCATCGGCGGCATCATCTCCTTCGCCGTCTCGACGTTCAAGCGGTCGATTCCGTTCCAGTACGGTATCTGGGGGCCGGAGTTTGGGTCGAAAGTTATCGCCGTCAACACCGGTCTCAAAATCGTCTTCATCGCCATCGCGGTGGCGCTGTTGGTCGCGTGA
- a CDS encoding magnesium transporter, translated as MPTEWTVRAISRAMLPVLLVLTLVELGSGLVLGSFEAQLLRFPSLLVLVPVTIGTAGNLGSILAARLSTSFHLGTLTFSPTDDELAGNALATVVLAITVFPIIGTGAWFATLVVTGDPALAISSVVLIALTSGIVLAVLAVLVTFTATYIAYRFGLDPDDVVIPVVTNVCDVLGVVVLFAVAQLLI; from the coding sequence GTGCCAACAGAGTGGACCGTTCGCGCGATTTCACGGGCGATGCTCCCTGTCTTGTTGGTACTCACGCTCGTCGAACTCGGCAGTGGACTCGTCCTCGGCAGTTTCGAGGCGCAGTTGCTTCGATTCCCGTCGTTGCTCGTCCTCGTGCCAGTCACGATTGGGACGGCGGGCAACCTCGGGAGCATCCTCGCGGCACGACTCTCCACGTCGTTCCACCTCGGGACGCTCACGTTCTCACCGACAGACGACGAACTCGCAGGGAACGCGCTGGCGACTGTCGTCCTCGCGATAACGGTGTTCCCAATCATCGGAACGGGTGCGTGGTTCGCGACGCTCGTCGTCACCGGCGACCCGGCGCTGGCTATCTCCTCTGTCGTCTTGATCGCGCTGACGAGTGGTATCGTGCTCGCCGTCTTGGCCGTCCTCGTGACGTTCACGGCCACCTACATCGCGTACCGGTTCGGTCTCGACCCTGACGACGTGGTCATCCCGGTCGTCACGAACGTCTGTGACGTGCTCGGTGTGGTCGTCCTCTTCGCCGTCGCACAGTTGCTCATTTGA
- a CDS encoding magnesium transporter, translating to MTVRDVAVEAYKEALPALAASLVGGLIAGVVLGGMRAELRAVPGLLVLIPALLATRGNVYGSLGARIATALHQGLIEPYVVGGDRRLRAAATAALANGVLTSTFASIVAFFLLTFLGQRVAPLPILVGIAIVAGLLSGVVLTVVVITVVFAGYRRGRNPDTIVGPLVTTTGDVFGILFLLIAVRTVLAIAGVF from the coding sequence ATGACGGTCCGAGACGTGGCAGTCGAGGCCTACAAAGAAGCCCTCCCTGCGCTCGCGGCGAGTCTCGTCGGGGGACTCATCGCCGGTGTCGTCCTCGGCGGCATGCGTGCCGAACTCCGAGCAGTCCCGGGCTTACTCGTTCTCATCCCGGCACTGCTCGCGACTCGCGGGAACGTCTACGGGTCACTCGGTGCTCGCATCGCGACCGCACTCCATCAGGGTCTCATCGAACCCTACGTCGTCGGCGGCGACAGGCGACTGCGGGCCGCCGCGACTGCCGCCCTCGCAAACGGCGTGTTGACGAGCACGTTCGCTTCCATCGTGGCGTTCTTTCTCCTCACGTTTCTCGGACAGCGGGTGGCACCGCTCCCGATTCTCGTCGGTATCGCCATCGTTGCCGGCTTGCTCTCGGGTGTCGTCCTCACCGTCGTCGTGATTACCGTCGTCTTCGCGGGCTACCGACGCGGGCGAAATCCCGACACCATCGTCGGCCCACTCGTGACGACGACCGGCGACGTCTTCGGTATCCTGTTCTTGCTCATCGCCGTGCGAACAGTCCTCGCCATCGCAGGGGTGTTCTGA